From the Synechococcus sp. Nb3U1 genome, the window GCCCTCACCTATATTTACGGGATCGGCTTAAGTCGCGCCCGCCACATCCTGGCAAAGACCGGGGTTAATCCAGACACCCGCACCCGCGACCTGACGGATGCAGAGGTGGCGGCTCTACGGGCAACCGTGGAAGGCGACTACCAGGTGGAAGGGGATCTGCGTCGGCAAGAGTCGATGAACATCAAACGGTTGATCGACATCGGCACCTACCGAGGCCGTCGCCATCGCATGGGCCTTCCCCTCCGAGGCCAGCGCACCCGCACCAATGCCCGCACCCGCAAAGGGGCGAAAAAAACGGTGGCCGGGAAGAAAAAAGCTCCTGGCAAGAAATAGTAGCTGGGCTTTGGCAAAAGGCAAGCCTATCTCAATCCCGGATCCCAAACAGTTGATAATAAGGACGCACAGGTACATGGCTCGGCAGCAACGGCGCGGACGTAAGGTCAAAAAGAACATCCCCAGCGGGGTGGCTTACATTCAGTCCACTTTCAACAACACCATCGTCACGATTACGGATCCCAACGGCGATGTGGTGTCCTGGGCCTCCGCAGGATCTACCGGGTTCAAAGGTGCCAAAAAAGGTACCCCCTTCGCGGCCCAGACCGCCGCAGAAAGCGCAGCGCGTCAGGCGATGGAGAACGGCATGCGCCAAATCGAGGTGATGGTGAGCGGTCCTGGCTCGGGTCGAGAAACGGCGATTCGGTCTCTACAGGCAACGGGCTTGGAAATCACCCTGATTCGGGACATCACTCCCATCCCCCACAACGGATGTCGTCCCCCCAAGCGGCGGCGCGTCTAAAAAAAGAATCCCATGATCCCGGCAGGACTTTGCCTGGGATCCCTAATCCCTATAAGGGATGACTGACCTAAGAGAGTTACCAGTTTTCCAGAATTTTTCCAGAATCGAGCCAAACGGACGGGGCCCTATG encodes:
- the rpsM gene encoding 30S ribosomal protein S13, which encodes MVRIAGVDIPREKRVEIALTYIYGIGLSRARHILAKTGVNPDTRTRDLTDAEVAALRATVEGDYQVEGDLRRQESMNIKRLIDIGTYRGRRHRMGLPLRGQRTRTNARTRKGAKKTVAGKKKAPGKK
- the rpsK gene encoding 30S ribosomal protein S11, with translation MARQQRRGRKVKKNIPSGVAYIQSTFNNTIVTITDPNGDVVSWASAGSTGFKGAKKGTPFAAQTAAESAARQAMENGMRQIEVMVSGPGSGRETAIRSLQATGLEITLIRDITPIPHNGCRPPKRRRV